ATATTAGAAATTTAAAAATTATTTGCCCATCTATAAATACTGTTTGGAGAGGAAATAATGAAAAATTATAATCTTTTTAAGATAAGATCAATTGTTTTGTTTATTTTAATGGTTTTTAGCTTTCATAAAAATGTCAGTTTTTATGGTTTATTGTATCATTTCCAAAAAAAGAGAAGGGATCAATGTAAAATACGAATTTTGATTTAATAAAATTTACATTAAAATAATTTGATTATGTTCCTTATACAAAGATTGAAAAGCAAAATACAATATACATTTCTTTTTAAAGAATAAATTGCAAGTGTTTTATGATAAGAGTATTTTAAGTGTTGTTAAGAATGTCAACGTGAAATTATATTTCATATATAATATAAATGTGGAAAAAATTTAAATTTATAAAGACCTATAAGGATGCTTGGTATGAAAATCTTGATAAAAATGTTAAAAACTGTAATTATTTTAAATTTACTATTATTTTTTTCTTGTATTAAAGAAAATGATAGGCATAAATTAGTGTTTAAGCTAAATATCGGTAGTGAACCTGCTACTTTAGATGCTCAATTGATAAACGATACTGTTGGATCAAAGATTGTAAGTCAAATGTTTCTTGGCATTTTAAATGGAGATCCCAGAACTGGGGGATACATGCCGGGACTTGCTAAAAGTTGGGATATCTCTGATGAAGGAACAGTGTATACGTTTCATTTAAGAGATAATCTTGTTTGGAGCGATGGAGTTGCGATTACTGCTGAAGGAATAAGAAAATCTTATCTTAGAATTTTAGACAAAGAAACCGGGTCATCTCTTGTTAGCATTATTAAATCTGCTATAAAAAATGCAGAAGAGTATTTTGATGGCAAAGTAAATGAGTCTGACCTTGGAATCAAAGCGCTTGATGAGAAAACTTTAGAAATGACACTAACATTTCCAAAGCCATATTTTCTTGATATGTTGGTGCATCAAACATTTATACCTTTACCAGTGCATATTATTGAAAAGCATGGACAAAGTTGGACAAACCCTGAGAATATGGTTGTTAGTGGACCTTTTAAATTAAAATCTAGAGTTTTAAATGAAAAGGTTGTTCTTGAAAAGAACAATAAATATTATAAATCTAAAGATGTTGTTCTTGATAGTGTAGTATTTTTTACTACAGATAATAGCATTACAGCTTATAATATGTATTTAAATGATGAACTAGATGCAATTTTTAACAATGTTCCACCAGATTTGCTTAAGGAGCTTAAACTTAGGGATGATTATTATTCAATAGGGACTAATTCAAACTATTTTTATTCTTTAAATACCAAGGTAAAGCCGCTTGATGATGTTAAGGTTAGAAAGGCTTTATCTCTTGCTATTGATAGAAAAACTTTAACAGAGAGTGTTCTTAATGATAGTTCTATTCCCACAAGAAGAGCAACTCCAGATTATATTGATTACTCTTATAAAAGTAATTTAACCTTATTTGATGCTGGAATGGCTAAAAAGCTTTTGTTAGAGGCAGGATATCCTAATGGTAGAAATTTTCCTTTATTAAAAGTAAAATATAATGTAAATGATATGCATAGAAAAATTGCCGAATTTATTCAAAATCAGTGGAAGAAAAATTTAAGTATTGATGTTCAGCTTGAAAATGAAGAATGGTCAACATATATAAATAGCAGGGTAAATGGTAATTATGAAATAATAAGGGCAGGTTGGTCAGGAGATTATGCTGATCCTATGACATTTTTAAGTATTTTTAAAACGGAAAACGCATCTTTTTCATCTTATGGATATTCAAATTCTGAATATGATAGACTTTTAATGAAATCAGATCTTGAAAGAAATATTTTTAAAAGACAAGAAATTTTAAAAAAAGCAGAGTCAATAATAATCGATAGAGATTTTCCAGTTATATTTATTAATATAAATTCTTCTGGCTATCTTTTTAGAAACGATAAGTGGAAAGGCTGGGAGCCAAATATTTCAGAAAGATTTGATTTATCTGAAATAAAACCAATTAAATAATTTTGAAATTAGCAGGTATTTTTATAAAAATACCTGCTATATTAGTAGCTCATTTTTTATTAATTTGATTATTTTGGAGTTACTATTCCTTAATAGAGTAAACGCTGAATACATTAATGCTAGAAAAAGCATTGCAAAAACAGATGACATTATTATGTTTTTCATTATTCCTCTCCTATCAATTAAGGGTTTTATTTCTTCAATGCTAACGCAAAATTTCAATATTTTAAAGAGGGTTGTTATTTAATTTGATAAATATCTTTTTATCTTTATTTTATGTTAAAAACATCATGAGGATGGGATTCTTTTAATGAAGAATGGCTTATTTTTACGAACTTAGAATTTGCTTTTAAATCAGATATTGTAAGTGTTCCTAAATAACCCATTCCAGCCATTAGACCACCTTTTAATTGAGTCAAAATATCTTTTAATTTTCCAGAATACGGTACCATACCTTCAATTCCCTCAGGAACCAATTTTCTGGGTTCGTTGTTTTCAAGTTGGAAATATCTTGATTTAGAACCTCTTTTCATAGCAGAAATAGAACCCATTCCGACATAAGATTTAAATTTTTTTCCATTGTGAATTATTTCTTCTGAAGGAGATTCTTTTGCGCCTGCAAAGAGATTGCCTATCATTACACTGTCAGCTCCTGCTGCGATGGCCTTAACAATATCTCCTGAAAACCTTATTCCACCATCTGCTATAATGCAAATGTTTGTGTTTTTGCAAACTTCATAAACATCGCATATTGCTGTTATTTGAGGAACACCAACTCCTGCAACAATTCTTGTTGTGCATATACTACCTGGACCTATTCCTACTTTTAAACAGTCTGCCCCCGCATTGATTAAATCTAATGCGGCTTCTTTGGTTACTATATTGCCAGCAATAAGGTTTAAATTTGGGTACTTGTTTTTAATTGTTTTGACAAGTTCTATTACTCTTGTGGAATGCCCATGGGCAGAATCTATGACAAGTAGATCTACTTGTGCTTTTACCAGTTCTTCAACTCGTTCCATAGTATCTATCTCAATAGAAACAGCAGCGCCTACTCTTAGTCTACTGTTGGAATCTTTACATGCATTAGGAAAATCTTCTTTATGTTCTACATTTTTGCTAGTTACTGGTTCTTCTATATATTGATTTGTTACGAATGCTTTGGCTGTTTGTTCGTTTGCATCCTTATTAGTGTTGGTAGGTTTTGGAATTTTCTGAATTTGATATGTTTTTACTTTTTCTATTTCTTTTTTTTGATTCTCTATTGACATGTTTTTATGTACAATTCCTATTCCCCCTTCTTTAGCAATAGCTATTGCCATTTGGCTTTCTGTAACTGTATCCATAGCAGAACTTAAAAAGGGGATATTTAAGGATATATTTTTTGTCAATTGTGTTTTTAAATTAACCTCACTAGGCAATATAGATGATTTTCTTGGGATTAAAGACACATCATCAAAAGTTAGTGCTTCTTTTATTATTTTGTTTGTCATAAAGTTTCCTTTTTATTCTTTTTGCTATTCCCATTCTATTGTTGATGGAGGCTTAGAAGATACATCGTAACAAACTCTATTTATGCCCCTAACTTCATTGATTATTCTTGAAGAAACTTTTTTTAAAAAATTATAAGGAAGCTCAGTCCATTCTGCAGTCATGAAATCTTGAGTATTTACACATCGAATAACAGCGGTATATTCATATGTCCTTTTGTCTCCCATTACGCCTACGGATTTTACAGGCAGCAGAACAACAAATGCTTGTCTTATTTCATAATATAAATCATTTATGAAAAGTTCTTCTATCAGAATATTGTCTGCTTCTTGTAAGATATGTATTTTCTTTTGTGTCACCTCTCCAATTATTCTTATTGCTAGTCCTGGGCCTGGAAATGGGTGTTTGTAAAGATCTTCCTTTTTAATGCCCAGCTTTATTCCAATTTGAATTATTTCATCTTTAAAAAATTCATTTAAAGGCTCTAAAAGTTTTAAACTCATATTATCTGGAAGTCCTCCCACATTGTGATGAGATTTAATTTTTGAAGATGTATTATTTTTTGATTTAGATTCAATTACGTCAGAATAAATTGTTCCTTGAGCTAAATATTCTATATTTTTATCTTCTAGAGTAATTTTTTCGAAAACATTTACGAATTCTTTTCCTATTATTTTTCTCTTTTTCTCAGGATCGCTTATAGTTTGTAAATGGTTCAAGAATTTTTCAGAAGCATCAATGTATTTTAGATTTAAATCATATTGATGCTTTAAATCTAGTATTTTTTTTTCTTCATTTTTACGTAACAATCCCGTATTTACAAAAACACAGATTAAATTGTTTTTTATTGCTTTTTTTATAAGCAATGCGCAAACTAAAGAATCTGTACCGCCAGAAAGTCCTAAAACAACCTTTTTGTTACCGACTTTAAGTTTAATTTTTTCTACAATAGTTTCTATATTACTCTCTAATGACCAATTAGTTTGAGCTTGGCAAATTTTAAAAACAAAATTTTTAAGTATTTGATCTCCGAATTCAGAATGAGTTACTTCTGGGTGAAATTGTAGACCATATATTTTTTGAGTTTCATTTGAGATAGAAGCAATGCAATTTTGTGTACAAGCTACTTGCTTGAAA
This portion of the Borreliella chilensis genome encodes:
- a CDS encoding inosine-5-monophosphate dehydrogenase translates to MTNKIIKEALTFDDVSLIPRKSSILPSEVNLKTQLTKNISLNIPFLSSAMDTVTESQMAIAIAKEGGIGIVHKNMSIENQKKEIEKVKTYQIQKIPKPTNTNKDANEQTAKAFVTNQYIEEPVTSKNVEHKEDFPNACKDSNSRLRVGAAVSIEIDTMERVEELVKAQVDLLVIDSAHGHSTRVIELVKTIKNKYPNLNLIAGNIVTKEAALDLINAGADCLKVGIGPGSICTTRIVAGVGVPQITAICDVYEVCKNTNICIIADGGIRFSGDIVKAIAAGADSVMIGNLFAGAKESPSEEIIHNGKKFKSYVGMGSISAMKRGSKSRYFQLENNEPRKLVPEGIEGMVPYSGKLKDILTQLKGGLMAGMGYLGTLTISDLKANSKFVKISHSSLKESHPHDVFNIK
- a CDS encoding ABC transporter substrate-binding protein, translating into MKMLKTVIILNLLLFFSCIKENDRHKLVFKLNIGSEPATLDAQLINDTVGSKIVSQMFLGILNGDPRTGGYMPGLAKSWDISDEGTVYTFHLRDNLVWSDGVAITAEGIRKSYLRILDKETGSSLVSIIKSAIKNAEEYFDGKVNESDLGIKALDEKTLEMTLTFPKPYFLDMLVHQTFIPLPVHIIEKHGQSWTNPENMVVSGPFKLKSRVLNEKVVLEKNNKYYKSKDVVLDSVVFFTTDNSITAYNMYLNDELDAIFNNVPPDLLKELKLRDDYYSIGTNSNYFYSLNTKVKPLDDVKVRKALSLAIDRKTLTESVLNDSSIPTRRATPDYIDYSYKSNLTLFDAGMAKKLLLEAGYPNGRNFPLLKVKYNVNDMHRKIAEFIQNQWKKNLSIDVQLENEEWSTYINSRVNGNYEIIRAGWSGDYADPMTFLSIFKTENASFSSYGYSNSEYDRLLMKSDLERNIFKRQEILKKAESIIIDRDFPVIFININSSGYLFRNDKWKGWEPNISERFDLSEIKPIK
- the guaA gene encoding GMP synthase (contains glutamine-hydrolyzing domain and glutamine amidotransferase; GMP-binding domain; functions to produce GMP from XMP in the IMP pathway), giving the protein MSANVMLILDFGSQYSQLIARRIREIGVYTKVMPYYTPLKEIKNMNIMGIILSGGPASVYSKDAPTLNMEIFNLKIPVLGICYGMQIIAKLFGGLVSKNSTQEYGSSEIFLKDEKSPLFSELPNKFQIIMSHGDSIEKIPNNFKQVACTQNCIASISNETQKIYGLQFHPEVTHSEFGDQILKNFVFKICQAQTNWSLESNIETIVEKIKLKVGNKKVVLGLSGGTDSLVCALLIKKAIKNNLICVFVNTGLLRKNEEKKILDLKHQYDLNLKYIDASEKFLNHLQTISDPEKKRKIIGKEFVNVFEKITLEDKNIEYLAQGTIYSDVIESKSKNNTSSKIKSHHNVGGLPDNMSLKLLEPLNEFFKDEIIQIGIKLGIKKEDLYKHPFPGPGLAIRIIGEVTQKKIHILQEADNILIEELFINDLYYEIRQAFVVLLPVKSVGVMGDKRTYEYTAVIRCVNTQDFMTAEWTELPYNFLKKVSSRIINEVRGINRVCYDVSSKPPSTIEWE